A window from Zingiber officinale cultivar Zhangliang chromosome 7A, Zo_v1.1, whole genome shotgun sequence encodes these proteins:
- the LOC122001072 gene encoding probable protein phosphatase 2C 33, translating to MGSCLSSPEDEELHGIPGRMCLNGATSAASLFTQQGKKGTNQDAMIVWENFDGRSDAVFCGVFDGHGPNGHMVARKVRDILPLNLRANSPSARASDGHLHFFKAWKDSFLKAFRVVDKELRLHPEIDCFCSGTTAVALVKQGQELVIGNVGDSRAVLGTRDENNSLIAVQLTRDLKPSLPREAERIRRHRGRVFALKNEPEVARVWLPNQNSPGLAMAPAFGDFCLKDFGLISVPEVSYRRVTAKDEFVVLATDGVWDALSNKDVVSIVASAPTRSSSLSSARSLVESAALAWKFKYPTSKIDDCAVVCLFLNSDESSSSTANSKEDGRRNDIEVAIA from the exons ATGGGGTCCTGCCTGTCGTCTCCGGAGGACGAGGAGCTCCACGGAATCCCCGGGAGGATGTGCCTCAACGGCGCCACCAGCGCCGCGTCGCTCTTCACCCAGCAGGGAAAGAAGGGGACCAACCAGGACGCCATGATCGTTTGGGAG AATTTTGATGGTAGGAGCGATGCAGTCTTTTGCGGAGTTTTTGATGGTCACGGTCCAAATGGCCACATGGTGGCAAGGAAAGTAAGAGACATTCTGCCTCTGAATCTACGTGCCAATTCGCCATCTGCAAGAGCTTCTGATGGCCATTTACATTTCTTTAAAGCATGGAAAGATTCATTCCTGAAGGCTTTCAGAGTCGTGGATAAAGAACTCAGGCTTCACCCGGAAATTGATTGTTTCTGTAGTGGGACAACAGCAGTCGCTCTGGTCAAGCAG GGGCAAGAACTTGTCATTGGAAATGTTGGAGATTCCAGAGCAGTTTTGGGCACTAGAGATGAAAACAACTCTTTGATTGCAGTTCAATTGACCAGGGATCTCAAACCGAGCCTCCCCC GGGAAGCCGAAAGAATTCGGCGACACAGGGGCCGTGTCTTTGCCTTGAAAAATGAACCAGAAGTCGCTCGGGTATGGTTGCCCAATCAGAACTCCCCCGGCTTGGCCATGGCGCCGGCTTTTGGAGATTTTTGTTTGAAGGATTTCGGTTTGATCTCGGTTCCTGAGGTTTCATACAGACGCGTTACGGCAAAAGACGAGTTTGTCGTCTTGGCAACTGATGGG GTCTGGGATGCTTTGTCCAACAAAGATGTGGTGAGCATCGTTGCTTCTGCTCCCACAAGGTCGTCGTCGTTGTCGTCTGCTCGCTCTCTCGTTGAATCAGCTGCTCTGGCTTGGAAGTTCAAGTATCCAACGTCAAAGATCGACGACTGCGCCGTGGTTTGCCTCTTCCTTAATTCAGATGAGTCCAGCAGCTCCACTGCCAACAGTAAGGAAGATGGTCGACGCAATGACATCGAGGTTGCCATTGCCTGA
- the LOC122001069 gene encoding serine carboxypeptidase 1-like codes for MAVPRFCRAPLLGFLFLLAGGLSLAAPEGARITSVPGFTGTLPSDHYGGYVTIDEEHGKKLYYYFVLSEGNPSEDPLVLWLNGGPGCSSFDGFVYEHGPFNFESGNNSLPKLHLNPYSWSKVSNILYLDSPAGVGLSYSNNISDYVTGDLKTASDSHKFLLKWFQLYPEFLANPFYISGESYAGVYVPTLSYEVAQGIKSGVEPILNFKGYMVGNGVADDVFDGDALVPFAFGMGLISSDLFQEVNNSCNGSYWNPTDENCKSQLDKVDKVLDDLNIYNILEPCYHSSESSELALRNDKLPLSFRRLGETNRPLPVRKRMFGRSWPYRAPVKQGRIPTWPELGLGSETVPCTDDQVATAWLNDESVRSAIHGEMESITGPWELCTDKITFYSDAGSMIKYHKNLTAIGYRALIFSGDHDMCVPFTGTEAWTRSLGYGIIDEWRPWYVDAQVAGYTQGYGHDLTFLTIKGSGHTVPEYKPKEALAFYTRWLSGTSI; via the exons ATGGCCGTCCCACGCTTCTGCCGCGCTCCCCTGTTGGGGTTCCTGTTCCTCCTCGCTGGTGGCCTCTCCTTAGCGGCTCCCGAGGGTGCTCGAATCACGTCCGTTCCGGGATTCACTGGAACGCTCCCCTCTGATCACTATGGCGG GTACGTGACGATAGATGAAGAACATGGGAAGAAGCTCTACTACTACTTTGTGCTCTCGGAGGGGAACCCTTCCGAGGATCCGCTGGTGCTGTGGCTCAATGGTGGGCCGGGATGCTCCAGCTTTGATGGATTCGTGTACGAGCATG GTCCATTCAATTTTGAATCTGGGAACAATAGCCTCCCAAAGCTACATCTTAATCCTTATAGCTGGTCAAAG GTATCTAATATCCTCTATTTGGACTCTCCAGCGGGAGTTGGACTGTCCTACTCTAACAATATCTCAGATTATGTCACTGGTGATCTGAAGACAGCTTCTGATTCACACAAGTTCCTTTTGAAG TGGTTTCAGTTATACCCTGAGTTTCTAGCAAATCCATTTTACATATCTGGGGAGTCTTATGCTGGAGTTTATGTTCCAACTCTTTCTTATGAAGTTGCTCAAG GAATCAAGTCTGGAGTAGAGCCTATTCTAAATTTCAAG GGTTACATGGTTGGAAATGGCGTTGCTGATGATGTGTTTGATGGAGATGCTCTTGTTCCATTTGCATTTGGAATGGGACTTATATCAAGCGATTTGTTTCAG GAAGTTAATAATTCTTGTAATGGAAGTTACTGGAATCCAACAGATGAGAATTGTAAAAGCCAGCTAGACAAAGTTGATAAG GTACTTGATGACCTTAACATCTATAATATCCTGGAACCCTGCTATCACAGTTCTGAAAGCAGTGAACTTGCACTTCGTAATGACAAATTGCCTTTGAGTTTCAGAAGATTGGGTGAGACCAATAGGCCTTTACCTGTTCGAAAAAGAATGTTTGGTCGTTCTTGGCCTTATAGAGCACCAGTCAAACAAGGTCGTATCCCTACCTGGCCAGAACTTGGACTTGGAAGTGAAACAGTTCCCTGTACG GATGATCAAGTTGCAACTGCATGGCTGAATGATGAATCAGTGAGATCAGCAATTCATGGCGAGATG GAAAGCATAACAGGACCATGGGAACTATGTACAGACAAGATTACCTTCTACAGTGATGCTGGAAGCATGATCAAGTATCACAAGAACCTAACTGCTATTGGTTATCGTGCACTCATATTCAG CGGTGACCATGATATGTGTGTGCCTTTCACCGGTACTGAAGCATGGACTAGATCACTCGGCTATGGAATTATTGATGAATGGAGGCCTTGGTATGTTGATGCTCAAGTTGCTGG ATACACCCAAGGGTACGGGCATGATCTTACCTTTCTCACCATAAAG GGATCTGGTCATACTGTTCCTGAATACAAGCCAAAAGAGGCATTGGCCTTCTACACACGTTGGCTGTCTGGCACAAGCATTTGA